One region of Paenibacillus polymyxa M1 genomic DNA includes:
- a CDS encoding AraC family transcriptional regulator: MITLMDIRQDNGVDWYEKAGTNSSHDDLLFILVTFGKCVYWVNDCKFILGKGEALLLPAHLNYYGKSIPTLFHTKYVIHCRKTCTNSTLPILNTNKPLLIKPGCYDMLHERIKSMYYQWTEHPSYYTLMADCLLTEAMIYVNQEWDKGAISCDKERHVEHMKQYIQNHYREKVTKEELGDAIRKTPNYAATLLREVTRQTISEHVHTQRIKTAIYMLTESRLTIREISEYVGYSDVSYFHRIFKRLTGCSPSEFLDERSSIV, translated from the coding sequence GTGATTACATTGATGGATATACGGCAGGACAACGGTGTGGACTGGTATGAAAAGGCTGGCACAAATAGCAGCCACGATGACTTACTGTTCATCTTGGTCACCTTTGGCAAATGTGTATATTGGGTGAACGATTGCAAGTTCATTCTTGGCAAGGGTGAAGCACTGCTTTTACCCGCTCATCTGAACTACTATGGAAAGAGTATTCCTACGCTTTTCCATACCAAGTATGTGATACATTGCCGCAAAACATGTACGAACAGTACACTTCCTATACTGAACACAAACAAGCCGTTATTAATCAAACCAGGATGCTACGATATGCTGCATGAACGGATCAAATCGATGTATTATCAATGGACAGAACACCCAAGCTACTATACTCTGATGGCTGACTGTCTGCTGACCGAGGCCATGATTTATGTGAACCAGGAATGGGACAAAGGCGCCATTTCTTGCGATAAAGAGCGGCATGTGGAACACATGAAACAGTATATTCAGAATCACTACAGGGAAAAGGTAACCAAAGAAGAGCTTGGCGACGCCATCCGCAAAACCCCCAACTATGCGGCGACACTGCTGCGTGAGGTCACACGCCAAACGATTAGCGAGCATGTACATACGCAACGTATTAAAACCGCCATCTACATGCTAACCGAGTCGCGGCTAACGATTCGTGAAATTTCGGAGTATGTGGGCTATAGCGATGTTTCCTATTTTCATCGGATCTTCAAACGCTTAACAGGCTGCTCGCCGTCCGAATTTCTGGATGAACGTTCCTCCATCGTCTAA
- the pyk gene encoding pyruvate kinase, translated as MLKTKIICTMGPACDSIDLLKEMIQAGMTVARLNMAHGELEDHVKRIENVRQAAKEMNTCIPVMMDIKGPEIRIGKLKEASVLLKPGSQLILTTEEILGDEHRISVNYPDMPKDIKTGDRILIDDGLVDLTVTSIEGTEMICNIVSGGILKPRKGVNLPGIHTTLPGVTERDVKHIQFGVEQRIELIAASFVRKGDDIREIREILKGHHAEHVQIYSKIENAEGMENLDDIIEASDGIMVARGDLGVEVPIQDVPVMQKEMIDKCNLVGKPVIVATHMLESMQVNPRPTRAEVSDVFNAVMQGADVVMLSGESAAGKYPVESVRTMAAVAASAESQLDYQEQFDKRRARQSTNITEVISQGAVSSSLELDAKAIITSTASGFTARMVSKYRPKAPIIAVTPNNTVFAKICLLSGVFPIKGDKVATTDEMFESSIRNALNAGYIQKGDTVVLSAGVPVAEAGTTNLIRVYQA; from the coding sequence ATGCTTAAAACGAAAATTATTTGTACTATGGGACCTGCCTGTGACTCCATTGATTTGTTAAAAGAAATGATCCAGGCTGGTATGACGGTAGCTCGCTTAAACATGGCTCATGGGGAGCTGGAGGATCATGTTAAACGTATTGAAAATGTAAGACAGGCAGCGAAGGAAATGAATACCTGTATCCCTGTCATGATGGATATTAAAGGACCGGAAATACGGATTGGCAAGCTGAAAGAGGCATCTGTTCTACTGAAGCCAGGCAGCCAGCTCATTCTGACCACGGAAGAGATTTTGGGGGACGAGCATCGTATTTCGGTGAATTACCCAGATATGCCGAAGGATATCAAAACAGGTGACCGCATTCTCATCGACGACGGTTTGGTTGATTTGACTGTAACCTCCATCGAAGGAACCGAGATGATTTGTAATATCGTAAGCGGCGGTATTTTGAAGCCGAGAAAAGGTGTGAATCTGCCAGGGATTCATACAACTCTTCCAGGCGTAACAGAGCGCGACGTGAAGCACATTCAATTTGGGGTGGAGCAGCGTATCGAGCTTATTGCGGCTTCTTTTGTGCGTAAAGGCGACGACATCCGTGAAATCCGTGAGATTTTGAAGGGACATCATGCCGAGCACGTACAGATTTATTCCAAAATTGAAAATGCCGAAGGCATGGAAAACCTGGATGATATCATCGAAGCTTCGGACGGTATTATGGTAGCTCGTGGCGACCTGGGCGTGGAAGTGCCGATTCAAGACGTGCCTGTGATGCAAAAAGAAATGATCGACAAGTGTAATCTGGTCGGTAAGCCCGTTATTGTCGCTACTCACATGTTGGAGTCCATGCAGGTGAACCCGCGTCCGACGAGAGCTGAAGTTAGTGACGTGTTCAATGCCGTTATGCAGGGAGCTGACGTAGTGATGCTGTCGGGCGAATCTGCTGCAGGTAAATACCCTGTTGAATCCGTACGGACCATGGCTGCGGTAGCTGCCAGTGCAGAATCCCAATTGGATTACCAGGAGCAGTTCGATAAGCGCAGAGCACGCCAAAGCACCAACATTACTGAAGTCATTAGTCAGGGTGCGGTGAGTTCGTCTCTGGAGCTGGATGCCAAAGCGATTATTACCTCGACTGCCAGTGGATTCACGGCTCGTATGGTGTCCAAATATCGTCCGAAGGCACCGATCATTGCGGTTACTCCGAATAACACAGTATTCGCTAAAATTTGCCTCTTGTCCGGTGTATTCCCGATTAAAGGGGATAAGGTAGCCACAACGGATGAAATGTTCGAATCTTCCATCCGTAACGCGCTGAATGCAGGCTATATCCAAAAAGGAGATACTGTAGTCCTGTCAGCAGGTGTTCCTGTAGCTGAGGCGGGCACTACCAATCTGATTCGGGTATATCAAGCGTAA
- a CDS encoding DUF805 domain-containing protein, whose amino-acid sequence MQWYLKVLQNYVGFQGRARRTEYWMFTLFNAIAGLVLYLLDFLLGLPFVLSFIYGLAVLLPSLAVLFRRLHDTGKTGWWILIALVPFGSIVLLVFTCLDSQPGDNKYGQNPKL is encoded by the coding sequence ATGCAATGGTATTTAAAAGTGCTGCAAAACTATGTAGGATTCCAAGGTAGAGCAAGACGTACAGAATACTGGATGTTTACTTTGTTCAATGCGATAGCTGGCCTGGTATTATACTTGTTGGATTTCCTCTTAGGACTTCCTTTCGTATTGTCATTTATCTATGGCTTGGCTGTTTTGTTACCGTCTCTGGCAGTTCTTTTCCGCAGACTACACGACACGGGCAAAACCGGGTGGTGGATTCTGATCGCTTTGGTTCCTTTTGGGAGCATTGTGCTGCTTGTATTCACATGTCTAGACAGTCAGCCTGGCGACAATAAGTATGGGCAAAACCCTAAATTGTAA
- a CDS encoding LamG-like jellyroll fold domain-containing protein: MKQLFVRKVTAASLAGALLLPASLVGAESTLNSDTAGIQSVEQTSLQAQGLENVLSQSKKAVSFKETSVHDPSILKVKDIFYIFGSHLAAAKSKDLMNWDTIATGVANGNALIPNVKEELKEALDWAQTDTLWAADVIQLADGKFYMYYNACKGDSPRSAMGLAVADKIEGPYKNKGIFLKSGMWDQPSEDGTIYDATKHPNAVDPDTFYDKNGKLWMVYGSYSGGIFIMQMDEKTGKPLPGQSYGKKLTGGNHARMEGPYIQYSPQTDYYYLFLSYGGLSADGGYNLRVARSKTPDGPFYDAEGNDMIKVKANPDKPLFDDASIEPYGVKLIGNYLIPREIGDPGTGLGTGYVSPGHNSAYYDPKTKKHFVIFHSRFPGRGEQFEVRVHEMFMNADGWPVVAPYRYTGDEDSLKKLSEKDVIGQYSYVNHGKEISANIKQAVTVNLDRGGKLSGGVNGTWKLGADNQLEITADGAKYKGVFLRHRDPDTGAKTLAFTALSSKGVAVWGSLKPDLKASKIVAAVQKDLSLGDTSNVFYDLTLPTQAAQDTTISWESSRPEIISVTGEVYRPEAGSQPAAVTLTATIKKDKATAKKSFTAIVPEQAQGPQLARYSWSEDQGTSVVDSTYNQLDGKTYGGATWDKDGKLGGALSLNGKDGYVQLPNTVTDAKDFTFSAWVNWKGGAAWQRIFDFGNGQARHMFLTPSQGSGVLQFTIHEGTDQSLLSKSSLPLNQWTHVAVTLEGNTGKLYVNGEEVAVNDGITFNPNELLTNEAYLGKSRFVADAYFNGSLDEVQLYNKALTAEEIKALADL; this comes from the coding sequence ATGAAGCAATTATTTGTTCGTAAAGTAACGGCCGCTTCTCTGGCAGGTGCGCTGTTGTTGCCTGCTTCTCTGGTGGGCGCCGAGTCAACACTCAATTCAGATACAGCTGGGATTCAAAGTGTAGAGCAAACTTCCCTTCAAGCTCAAGGTCTGGAAAATGTTTTAAGCCAAAGTAAAAAGGCCGTCTCCTTCAAGGAGACTTCCGTACATGATCCATCCATCCTGAAAGTGAAAGACATATTTTACATTTTTGGCTCACATCTGGCGGCTGCCAAGTCCAAGGACCTTATGAATTGGGATACAATTGCGACAGGTGTGGCAAATGGTAATGCATTGATTCCCAACGTCAAAGAGGAATTAAAGGAAGCGCTGGATTGGGCGCAGACAGACACGCTGTGGGCAGCGGATGTCATTCAACTGGCGGATGGCAAGTTCTATATGTACTATAACGCTTGCAAAGGTGACTCCCCGCGTTCAGCTATGGGCCTAGCAGTTGCTGATAAAATTGAAGGACCTTATAAGAATAAAGGGATTTTTCTGAAATCCGGCATGTGGGATCAACCGAGTGAAGATGGGACGATCTATGACGCAACCAAGCATCCCAATGCCGTAGACCCTGACACTTTCTATGATAAGAACGGCAAGCTGTGGATGGTATATGGCTCCTACTCCGGAGGCATTTTCATTATGCAGATGGATGAAAAAACAGGGAAGCCTCTGCCAGGCCAAAGCTACGGGAAAAAGCTGACGGGCGGTAACCATGCTCGTATGGAGGGGCCGTACATACAATACAGTCCACAAACGGACTACTATTACTTGTTCCTATCCTATGGCGGATTGTCAGCGGATGGCGGATACAACCTGCGTGTGGCTCGGTCCAAAACACCAGATGGCCCTTTCTACGATGCTGAGGGCAACGACATGATCAAGGTTAAAGCGAATCCTGATAAACCTCTTTTTGATGACGCTTCCATTGAGCCATATGGTGTCAAGTTAATAGGTAATTACTTGATTCCAAGAGAAATTGGCGATCCGGGAACAGGGCTGGGTACGGGCTATGTGTCGCCTGGACACAACTCGGCTTATTATGATCCCAAGACGAAAAAGCATTTTGTCATTTTTCACTCCCGTTTTCCGGGGAGAGGCGAGCAGTTTGAAGTGCGTGTACATGAAATGTTCATGAACGCCGACGGTTGGCCTGTCGTTGCTCCTTATCGCTATACAGGAGATGAGGATTCACTGAAAAAGCTGTCAGAGAAGGATGTCATCGGTCAATACTCGTATGTAAATCATGGGAAGGAAATTTCGGCCAATATTAAGCAAGCTGTTACCGTCAATCTGGATCGCGGTGGCAAACTGTCTGGCGGAGTGAACGGTACATGGAAGCTGGGGGCAGACAATCAGCTGGAAATTACAGCAGATGGTGCGAAATACAAAGGGGTATTCCTGCGGCACCGTGATCCAGACACGGGAGCCAAGACGCTTGCTTTTACCGCATTGTCCTCCAAGGGTGTTGCGGTATGGGGTTCGCTAAAGCCTGACCTGAAGGCCAGCAAGATTGTAGCTGCGGTGCAGAAGGATTTGAGTCTAGGCGATACGAGCAACGTTTTTTATGATCTCACGTTACCTACTCAAGCTGCACAAGATACTACTATTTCGTGGGAATCTTCCCGTCCCGAGATTATTTCTGTCACTGGTGAAGTGTACCGTCCAGAAGCCGGTTCTCAGCCTGCAGCAGTTACATTGACAGCGACTATTAAAAAGGACAAAGCGACTGCAAAGAAAAGCTTTACAGCCATTGTTCCTGAACAGGCTCAGGGTCCTCAACTCGCACGTTACTCGTGGAGTGAGGATCAAGGAACCTCGGTTGTCGACAGCACATACAACCAACTCGACGGTAAGACCTATGGCGGTGCCACATGGGACAAAGACGGGAAGCTTGGCGGTGCTCTTAGCCTGAACGGCAAAGATGGTTACGTGCAGCTGCCCAATACGGTAACCGATGCGAAGGACTTTACCTTTTCCGCTTGGGTGAACTGGAAGGGCGGAGCAGCTTGGCAACGGATTTTTGACTTCGGCAACGGCCAGGCTCGCCATATGTTCCTCACCCCTTCCCAAGGAAGCGGTGTACTCCAGTTTACAATCCATGAAGGTACGGATCAGAGCTTGCTTTCCAAATCATCATTACCGCTAAACCAGTGGACCCATGTGGCGGTTACACTGGAGGGGAATACAGGGAAGCTGTATGTAAATGGTGAAGAAGTAGCTGTAAATGACGGTATTACCTTTAACCCCAATGAGTTGCTGACGAACGAGGCGTATCTCGGTAAAAGCCGCTTTGTTGCCGATGCTTACTTTAACGGTAGCCTGGATGAGGTACAGTTATATAACAAAGCGCTGACAGCAGAGGAAATTAAAGCACTGGCGGATTTGTAA
- a CDS encoding cold-shock protein, which produces MQTGTVKWFNAEKGFGFIEVEGGSDVFVHFSAIQGEGFKSLDEGQRVEFNVVEGNRGPQAENVVKL; this is translated from the coding sequence ATGCAAACAGGTACAGTTAAATGGTTTAACGCAGAAAAAGGTTTCGGTTTCATCGAAGTTGAAGGTGGAAGCGATGTATTCGTACACTTCTCCGCAATCCAAGGCGAAGGTTTCAAATCTTTGGACGAAGGCCAACGCGTAGAATTCAACGTAGTTGAAGGAAACCGTGGACCACAAGCTGAGAACGTTGTAAAACTGTAA
- a CDS encoding cold-shock protein, with the protein MYNSRKKPMDEIPEEITTVWNCASDTCNGWMRDNFAFSVEPTCPICGSAMVKGEKKLAVLNNTSFNHTKQS; encoded by the coding sequence ATGTACAATTCACGGAAAAAGCCAATGGATGAAATTCCTGAGGAAATAACAACAGTTTGGAATTGCGCCAGTGATACATGCAACGGCTGGATGCGGGATAACTTCGCTTTTTCTGTCGAGCCGACATGCCCCATTTGCGGTTCTGCCATGGTGAAGGGCGAGAAAAAGCTGGCTGTTTTGAATAATACGAGCTTTAATCATACCAAACAATCCTAA
- a CDS encoding alpha/beta fold hydrolase: MGYYIEVERGVKLYVEDIGEGIPVLMVHGWPLDHRMYEYQVALLPAYGYRCIQVDLRGFGKSDRPWHGYHYDRLADDLLAVIQALQLSHIRLIGFSMGGAIVTRYMSRHRGWGVDQLILIGAATPRFTPTSDFPYGTPVAEVDKLIKQAYTDRPQLVTSFGEMLFANPVSQSLRDWLRDQGFAASVHSMACTLYSLRDSDLRPDLPCIHVPTWILHGKLDRVCPFPLAIQTQKGIAGSRLIPFERSGHSVFYEALPEFNSTLLSILSPSSLHPN, encoded by the coding sequence ATGGGATATTATATTGAAGTGGAACGTGGCGTTAAGCTGTATGTAGAAGATATAGGAGAAGGCATCCCTGTTCTGATGGTGCACGGCTGGCCGCTGGACCATCGAATGTACGAATACCAGGTTGCCCTGTTGCCTGCTTACGGATACCGCTGTATTCAAGTAGATCTTAGGGGGTTCGGGAAGTCTGATCGACCATGGCATGGCTACCATTATGATCGACTGGCAGACGATCTTCTGGCTGTTATACAGGCCCTTCAATTAAGCCATATACGACTGATCGGCTTTTCCATGGGGGGAGCTATTGTTACGCGCTACATGAGTAGGCACCGGGGATGGGGGGTTGACCAGCTGATTTTGATCGGAGCTGCCACGCCTCGGTTTACCCCTACCAGCGACTTTCCTTACGGTACTCCTGTCGCTGAGGTAGATAAACTCATCAAACAAGCCTATACAGATCGCCCGCAACTGGTAACATCATTTGGCGAAATGTTGTTCGCCAATCCTGTCAGCCAGAGTTTACGTGACTGGTTACGTGATCAGGGCTTTGCGGCTTCGGTTCATAGCATGGCTTGTACTTTGTATTCACTGCGTGACTCTGATTTACGGCCCGATTTGCCATGTATACACGTGCCTACGTGGATTCTGCACGGCAAGCTGGATCGAGTCTGCCCCTTCCCCCTAGCGATCCAAACTCAAAAAGGAATTGCCGGTTCCAGGCTTATTCCTTTCGAACGAAGTGGTCACAGTGTATTTTATGAAGCACTACCTGAATTTAATTCCACCTTACTGAGCATACTATCCCCATCCTCTTTACACCCTAATTGA
- a CDS encoding GNAT family N-acetyltransferase, whose protein sequence is MKINKQEFNVEGVSYTIRSAMIQDAMNLSEIRVLIDGETENLDREKGEAFISTSGFEQLIKADTEHAKNLFLVAVVHDKVVGFSRCEGHLLRRFAHKVEFGVCVLKDFWGYGIGTNLLKKSISWADSNGIQKMTLQVLETNNKAIALYKKHGFEIEGVLKNDKILSDGQYYNTILMGRIHN, encoded by the coding sequence ATGAAAATAAATAAACAGGAATTTAATGTAGAAGGAGTAAGCTATACCATCAGATCGGCTATGATTCAGGATGCGATGAACTTGTCGGAAATCCGCGTGCTAATTGATGGAGAGACTGAAAATTTAGACAGAGAGAAGGGAGAAGCATTCATAAGTACATCCGGTTTTGAACAGCTTATTAAAGCCGATACAGAGCATGCCAAAAATCTATTTTTAGTTGCTGTCGTTCATGATAAAGTCGTTGGATTTTCAAGATGTGAAGGTCATCTTCTGCGTCGATTCGCTCATAAAGTTGAATTCGGTGTGTGTGTACTAAAGGATTTCTGGGGTTATGGAATCGGTACGAATCTTTTGAAAAAATCTATTTCCTGGGCAGACTCCAACGGTATCCAGAAAATGACTCTACAAGTTTTGGAAACCAATAATAAAGCTATTGCGCTTTATAAAAAGCATGGATTCGAAATCGAAGGGGTGTTAAAAAACGACAAGATTCTTTCAGATGGTCAATACTACAACACCATACTCATGGGAAGAATTCATAACTAA
- a CDS encoding GntR family transcriptional regulator, with amino-acid sequence MEEQRVGSFRFLIDFSQPLYEQILNQVRSSIAKGEIEMGSKMPSVRDLAQELRMNPNTVMRAYQELERDGLTEKRRGLGTYVTSSSERIASFREQLAMTYIDQFLGQMSSLGLSWEDVQQYIRNRQDGDHEEGGEKA; translated from the coding sequence ATGGAAGAACAACGGGTTGGCTCGTTCCGATTTTTAATTGACTTTAGCCAGCCATTATATGAACAAATATTAAATCAAGTACGAAGCTCCATTGCTAAAGGGGAGATCGAAATGGGAAGCAAAATGCCATCTGTTCGTGATCTGGCGCAGGAATTGCGTATGAATCCGAATACCGTGATGCGGGCGTATCAGGAGTTGGAGCGGGACGGATTGACTGAGAAGCGGCGCGGCCTGGGTACATATGTAACTTCGTCCAGTGAGCGGATTGCCAGCTTTCGGGAACAACTGGCTATGACGTATATAGATCAGTTTCTCGGACAGATGAGCAGCCTGGGATTATCCTGGGAAGATGTACAGCAATATATAAGAAACCGACAGGACGGAGATCACGAGGAAGGAGGCGAAAAGGCATGA
- a CDS encoding ABC transporter ATP-binding protein, translating into MTESVVTAKKLIKQYGNKKALDQLDVVIPTGRIVGVLGPNGCGKSSFFRAITGLIQPDGGELQVLGQQPGWETNRNISYLPDRARWYPNHTVQQTLEWGKSFLPGFNIEDAYKLADHMDVELELKMAGLSRGQEARVLLILCLAREVPLMILDEPFVGIDVLSREAIVAGIIDYLEDRQQSILISTHDIQEVEGLFDYTVMMDRGRVIWSGESDDLRAEHGSLNQVFRNLYKREWKA; encoded by the coding sequence ATGACAGAGTCTGTGGTAACCGCAAAGAAGCTGATAAAGCAATATGGAAATAAAAAAGCATTAGACCAACTGGATGTCGTCATTCCGACAGGACGTATTGTAGGTGTGCTTGGGCCCAATGGCTGCGGGAAGTCCAGCTTCTTTCGAGCCATCACGGGGTTAATTCAGCCGGACGGGGGCGAGCTTCAGGTGCTGGGCCAACAGCCTGGCTGGGAAACCAACCGGAATATATCCTATCTTCCTGACCGGGCACGCTGGTATCCCAATCATACAGTTCAGCAGACGCTGGAATGGGGGAAGTCCTTTTTGCCTGGCTTCAATATAGAGGATGCCTATAAACTTGCTGACCATATGGATGTGGAATTGGAGCTAAAGATGGCCGGGTTGAGTCGCGGACAGGAGGCACGTGTGCTGCTGATTCTGTGCCTGGCACGAGAAGTACCGCTTATGATCCTGGATGAACCTTTTGTAGGCATTGATGTCCTCTCTAGAGAAGCGATCGTAGCTGGGATTATTGATTATTTGGAGGATCGTCAACAATCTATACTCATTAGCACACATGATATTCAGGAAGTGGAAGGCTTGTTTGATTACACGGTCATGATGGACCGCGGGCGAGTGATATGGTCTGGTGAATCGGATGATCTGCGTGCAGAGCATGGCTCGCTGAACCAGGTGTTCCGCAATTTGTACAAAAGGGAGTGGAAGGCGTGA
- a CDS encoding ABC-2 transporter permease gives MNSSGLFKDLIRHEFRNKGSWRKQSRNRLPRSWRLVYFSLFLIAAFAISLYFALHNQLELTRLWYVTLGLPYMIVFMGVGMLRREWENDTYGWWLTLPYPRMWLISAKWIAAILQTIVVILLLFVVGSLYALFISSTIQAYTFADAASFMIAGLNWFVMIIGFTPLVIALGLLTASTKYSTLRPLSPILWILLMGGGSIFYWSGDQRIYEQFDRVQNGHWFPFTWHFPVAVLISWVAAYALIRLNAYLLEKKLSI, from the coding sequence GTGAATTCATCCGGGCTGTTCAAAGATTTAATACGCCATGAATTTCGAAATAAAGGAAGCTGGAGAAAGCAAAGCCGCAATCGACTGCCCAGATCGTGGAGACTTGTATATTTCTCACTATTTCTAATTGCGGCGTTCGCGATTTCCTTGTACTTCGCTCTTCACAACCAACTCGAATTGACAAGGCTGTGGTACGTCACTCTGGGCTTGCCGTACATGATTGTTTTCATGGGTGTGGGAATGCTGAGAAGAGAATGGGAAAATGACACCTACGGATGGTGGCTGACCCTTCCCTATCCGCGTATGTGGCTAATTAGCGCCAAATGGATTGCTGCTATTTTACAAACCATTGTCGTGATATTGCTCTTGTTTGTAGTAGGTTCTCTATACGCGCTATTTATCTCATCGACCATACAGGCTTATACGTTTGCTGATGCAGCGTCTTTTATGATAGCCGGCTTAAACTGGTTTGTAATGATTATTGGTTTTACTCCATTGGTTATTGCGCTGGGTCTGCTGACGGCTAGTACCAAATACAGCACTTTGCGGCCACTTAGCCCGATTCTGTGGATTCTTTTGATGGGTGGAGGGAGTATCTTTTATTGGTCAGGCGATCAGCGGATTTATGAGCAGTTTGATCGTGTCCAAAACGGACATTGGTTTCCTTTTACCTGGCATTTCCCGGTTGCGGTGTTGATTAGTTGGGTTGCTGCATATGCATTGATCCGCTTGAACGCTTATTTGCTGGAGAAAAAGCTGTCGATTTAA
- a CDS encoding cytochrome c biogenesis protein CcdC translates to MTTIFIYALMAVLVGLMIWLRTKRRRGPVKGNGFRILLPMFIAFPAMMISVYQLMHIPGQTYALPAFWELLVAGLLGALFGYVVLLHTAYERRDDGLIYPKPNQYFKYIIIAIILIRVVLTQYLSSLGTTEISMLAITMALVYISIWRIGSFIKFRRTLSV, encoded by the coding sequence ATGACGACAATCTTTATTTATGCGTTGATGGCTGTTCTGGTGGGGCTAATGATCTGGTTGAGAACCAAGAGACGAAGGGGCCCGGTAAAAGGAAATGGATTCCGGATTTTGCTTCCCATGTTTATTGCTTTCCCAGCTATGATGATATCGGTATATCAATTGATGCATATTCCTGGTCAAACGTACGCGCTCCCCGCCTTTTGGGAACTGTTGGTTGCTGGGTTATTAGGGGCTCTGTTTGGCTACGTTGTTTTGCTGCATACGGCGTATGAAAGACGGGATGACGGTCTCATCTATCCCAAGCCGAACCAATATTTTAAATATATTATTATCGCTATTATTTTGATTCGCGTTGTTCTGACCCAATACCTCAGTAGTCTGGGTACGACCGAAATTAGCATGCTGGCTATTACGATGGCGCTGGTATATATCTCAATCTGGCGAATTGGGAGCTTTATCAAGTTCCGGAGAACGTTGTCCGTATAA
- a CDS encoding stalk domain-containing protein: MKKHTVTAALAGLLVLSSAVPALAADVKPATGIQVWVDGKKEAYKIAPIVRNKQVLIPLRQLATSLGIPLDAKHITFNTARQSTTIRYDQATVVLVSGSPEAQINGIKVPLSTSTILTKQGVTYVPVDVVKEAWGKQVIWDPASQTLQIGVSNKDKVVEILKSFETGNTKAAEAWISKDQYIQHNPSFASGRDAFLQGISHSKGANVLVEVQRVIQDGNDVAVHYKKSIAGKTSIGFDIFRFDSNGKIVEHWDNMQDSAPTNPSGHTMIDGTTQITDLNQTETNKTLIRKFVDDVLVGKNRAALESYYNGDQYIQHNPLFGDGVSSLKQALSAAGQGASIGYDQVHMVLGEGNFVLVVSELKSPKGTSAAVYDLFRVENGKIAEHWDVVKEIPAKTEWKNTNGKF; the protein is encoded by the coding sequence ATGAAAAAACATACGGTTACTGCTGCGCTTGCTGGCTTGCTTGTTCTGTCTTCTGCTGTACCGGCTTTAGCAGCCGACGTAAAACCTGCCACGGGTATTCAGGTTTGGGTAGATGGCAAGAAGGAGGCTTACAAAATTGCGCCTATCGTGAGAAACAAGCAGGTGTTGATCCCCCTGAGACAGTTGGCCACCAGTTTAGGAATTCCACTGGACGCCAAGCATATTACATTCAATACGGCGCGTCAAAGTACGACGATTCGTTATGATCAAGCGACGGTTGTACTAGTATCCGGCAGTCCGGAAGCACAAATCAACGGGATTAAGGTACCACTGTCCACCTCGACCATCTTGACCAAGCAAGGGGTAACCTATGTGCCGGTCGATGTCGTCAAAGAAGCGTGGGGCAAGCAAGTGATTTGGGATCCGGCCAGCCAAACCTTGCAAATCGGGGTGAGTAATAAGGATAAGGTTGTAGAGATTCTGAAAAGCTTTGAAACGGGTAATACGAAAGCAGCTGAGGCTTGGATCAGCAAAGATCAGTACATTCAGCATAATCCGAGCTTTGCTAGCGGGAGAGATGCCTTTTTGCAAGGGATTAGCCATTCGAAGGGAGCCAACGTACTGGTTGAAGTCCAGCGGGTTATTCAGGATGGCAATGATGTAGCAGTACATTATAAAAAGTCCATTGCAGGGAAAACGAGTATTGGTTTTGATATTTTCCGCTTCGATAGCAATGGTAAAATTGTTGAGCATTGGGACAACATGCAGGACTCAGCTCCAACCAATCCAAGTGGACATACCATGATTGACGGAACAACACAAATCACGGATCTCAACCAAACCGAGACGAACAAAACGCTGATCCGCAAGTTTGTAGATGATGTGCTGGTTGGCAAAAATCGTGCAGCATTGGAAAGCTATTATAATGGGGATCAGTATATTCAGCATAATCCTCTTTTTGGTGATGGTGTATCCAGTCTGAAGCAAGCATTATCGGCAGCAGGTCAGGGAGCTTCTATTGGATATGATCAGGTGCATATGGTTCTTGGAGAAGGCAACTTCGTGCTGGTTGTAAGTGAATTGAAATCTCCTAAGGGGACCTCAGCCGCTGTCTATGATCTGTTCCGTGTGGAGAACGGCAAAATAGCCGAGCATTGGGATGTAGTTAAGGAGATCCCAGCTAAAACAGAGTGGAAAAATACGAACGGTAAATTTTAA